A window from Chelmon rostratus isolate fCheRos1 chromosome 13, fCheRos1.pri, whole genome shotgun sequence encodes these proteins:
- the nxpe3 gene encoding NXPE family member 3, with protein sequence MCRNLSKYALIFLFLALSGLVFLLCNIHTVENWNCHTVSALYQLQSRIQSSFIPVNLPTFYHNHTFCAHLGQKPSPEDELEEHYLLDSIAWPGPPPRSSPIALRQTSDPVHSLFAILPTEGGREWHVGDQLEALVQMHDFQGRPKHYGGDFLLARLHSPELGAGVAGKVLDHRNGFYSALFPLHWVGSAQVEVTLVHSSEAVAVLRRLREERPDRVFFKSLFRLGFMSETTVCNMCLPPDQQPLCNYTDLHTGEPWYCYKPKVLGCDTRINHAKGGYLKHLITNKEALLFQSGVNIKVRIHSSGPDKINVLPPRKDTVDTVKSSIKPESFTLASSGYYYEDSWRPLDGVTMRQFNDSSAITKCLKNKVINMYGDSTVRQWFEHLIAFVPELKEFNLHSPKNVGPFMAVDSTHNILLKYRCHGPPIRFSTVMSSELRYISNELDGLSGGPNTVVVLSIWAHFSTFPVEVYIRRLRHIRRALVRLLDRAPGTIVVIRSANLQALDQEVSLYNSDWYSLQLDEVLRAMFKGLNVLLVDAWQMTVAHHLPHALHPPQVIVKNMMDMLLSYVCPAKKS encoded by the exons ATGTGCCGAAATCTCTCCAAATAtgccctcatcttcctcttcctagCCCTGTCTGGCCTCGTCTTCCTGCTGTGCAACATCCACACtgtggag AACTGGAACTGCCACACTGTTTCAGCCCTCTACCAGCTCCAGAGCAGGATCCAGTCATCCTTCATCCCCGTGAACCTGCCTACTTTTTATCACAACCACACCTTCTGTGCCCATCTGGGCCAGAAACCGTCCCCTGAAGATGAGCTGGAAGAGCACTACCTGTTGGACTCTATCGCCTGGCCCGGGCCTCCGCCTCGCTCCTCGCCAATCGCCCTGCGCCAGACAAGCGACCCCGTGCACAGCCTGTTCGCCATCCTTCCCACCGAGGGAGGACGAGAGTGGCATGTGGGCGACCAGCTGGAGGCCCTCGTCCAAATGCACGACTTCCAGGGTCGTCCCAAGCACTACGGTGGGGATTTCCTTTTGGCCAGACTGCACTCCCCGGAGCTCGGAGCAGGTGTAGCTGGTAAGGTGCTGGACCACAGGAATGGATTTTATTCTGCTCTGTTCCCGCTCCACTGGGTGGGGTCTGCACAGGTGGAGGTTACGCTGGTGCACTCCAGCGAGGCCGTTGCTGTGTTGCGACGGCTCAGGGAGGAGCGACCCGATCGGGTGTTTTTCAAGAGCCTGTTTCGCTTGGGCTTCATGTCTGAGACTACTGTGTGCAACATGTGCCTGCCCCCCGATCAGCAGCCCCTGTGCAACTACACAGACCTTCACACAGGGGAGCCCTGGTACTGCTACAAGCCCAAGGTGCTCggctgtgacaccagaatcaACCACGCCAAAGGAGGCTATCTGAAACACCTCATCACCAACAAAGAAGCATTGCTCTTCCAGAG TGGTGTGAACATAAAAGTTCGCATACACTCTTCAGGACCCGACAAAATCAACGTGCTGCCTCCCAGGAAAG ATACAGTGGATACTGTAAAAAGCAGCATAAAGCCAGAATCTTTTACGCTCGCATCATCTGGATATTACTACGAGGATTCTTGGAGGCCACTAGATGGTGTTACAATGCGCCAGTTCAATGACTCATCTGCCATCACAAAGTGTTTGAAGAACAAGGTGATCAACATGTACGGAGACTCTACCGTCAGGCAGTGGTTTGAGCACCTCATTGCTTTCGTGCCAG AATTAAAGGAGTTCAACCTGCACAGTCCTAAAAACGTGGGCCCTTTCATGGCGGTGGACAGCACCCATAATATCCTCTTAAAGTACCGCTGCCATGGCCCGCCCATCCGCTTCTCCACAGTCATGTCCAGTGAGTTGCGCTACATTTCAAACGAGCTGGACGGCCTCTCTGGGGGTCCCAACACTGTCGTGGTCCTCAGCATTTGGGCCCATTTCAGCACCTTTCCCGTGGAGGTGTACATACGGCGGCTCCGTCACATTAGGCGGGCGCTGGTGCGACTCCTGGACCGGGCGCCGGGCACGATCGTCGTGATCCGCTCGGCCAACCTCCAGGCCCTGGACCAAGAGGTGAGCCTGTACAACAGCGACTGGTACTCCCTGCAGCTCGACGAGGTGCTCAGGGCCATGTTCAAGGGCCTGAATGTTCTGCTGGTGGACGCCTGGCAAATGACCGTGGCGCACCACCTTCCTCACGCCCTCCACCCGCCTCAAGTCATCGTCAAGAACATGATGGACATGCTTCTGTCTTACGTTTGCCCAGCGAAAAAGAGCTAA